The following proteins are encoded in a genomic region of Candidatus Diapherotrites archaeon:
- a CDS encoding ATP-dependent DNA ligase — MAFVDVAASLEKIEQTSKRLEMTEQLAELFARTPAEEMREVIYLLQGRLAPAYENIETGLGEKLVEQAIAHATGYSKEEVAKRFKKTGDLGTTAEELLQKKTQQSLVKQTLTVKKVHANFMKLATTAGTGTQDTKIRLLAELLHAASPLEARYIIRFALGALRLGAGDPTLMDALAKVHLDEFKRKNPALIEEIDGKTDEEKDKRIQLRLRETIEAKYNIHADLGHIAEKITHKGLIGLEEIDLEPGVPIRPTLAERLPLSKDIIAKLGKCAVESKYDGFRVQVHKKGKSIWIFSRNLEKMTDMFPEIVEGAQKQLDAQDCIVEGEALAVNEETNEFFPFQVTIQRKRKYEIEEKAKELPLKLFLFDAMAINGKNIMSLPFGERRKQLQRLIGKGNTIAPTHSIITDQAGEIDKFFNENVAQGLEGIMCKDLNAPYIAGARKFAWIKLKRSYKGELQDTVDLVILGFYKGKGKRTTFGLGGLLAGVYEEKEDLFKSVTRIGTGFSEQMLQELHDLLSKHTSERKPARVDSDIVPDVWVKPQFVVEVRADEITQSPMHTAGRKGGKTGYALRFPRILRLRRDKDPEQATSVKEIIDMYKTQKRVSLKESR; from the coding sequence ATGGCCTTTGTCGACGTCGCCGCTTCCCTGGAGAAGATTGAACAGACGAGTAAACGTCTTGAGATGACGGAACAGCTGGCCGAGCTGTTCGCCCGAACCCCTGCCGAAGAGATGCGGGAAGTCATCTACTTATTGCAAGGGCGATTGGCCCCCGCGTATGAGAATATCGAAACAGGGTTAGGGGAGAAATTAGTGGAGCAGGCCATTGCCCATGCAACGGGGTATTCTAAGGAAGAGGTGGCCAAGCGCTTCAAGAAAACAGGGGATCTGGGGACCACGGCGGAAGAGCTGCTGCAGAAAAAGACCCAGCAGAGCCTGGTGAAACAAACCCTTACCGTGAAGAAGGTGCACGCTAACTTCATGAAGCTGGCGACCACTGCGGGGACGGGCACCCAAGATACCAAAATCAGATTGCTCGCGGAACTTTTGCACGCCGCCTCCCCCCTGGAAGCACGGTACATCATTCGGTTCGCCCTGGGAGCTCTTCGATTGGGGGCCGGCGACCCCACCCTAATGGATGCCCTGGCCAAAGTCCATTTGGATGAATTCAAGCGGAAGAACCCCGCGCTCATTGAAGAGATAGATGGGAAGACGGATGAGGAAAAGGATAAACGCATCCAATTGAGGCTGCGCGAGACCATTGAAGCCAAATATAACATCCATGCTGATTTGGGTCATATCGCCGAAAAAATAACCCATAAAGGATTGATAGGGTTAGAGGAAATCGACCTCGAGCCCGGCGTACCTATTCGGCCGACACTCGCGGAAAGACTGCCCTTGTCCAAGGATATCATCGCCAAGTTAGGAAAGTGTGCCGTGGAATCCAAATACGATGGATTTAGAGTTCAGGTGCACAAAAAGGGAAAATCCATCTGGATTTTTTCCCGCAACCTGGAAAAAATGACGGATATGTTTCCCGAAATAGTTGAGGGGGCTCAAAAGCAGCTCGACGCACAGGATTGTATCGTGGAAGGGGAGGCCTTGGCGGTGAATGAAGAGACGAATGAATTTTTTCCCTTTCAAGTGACGATCCAGCGCAAACGGAAATATGAGATTGAGGAGAAGGCCAAAGAGCTGCCACTCAAACTATTCCTCTTCGATGCCATGGCCATCAATGGGAAAAATATTATGTCCCTCCCCTTCGGGGAACGGAGGAAGCAATTGCAGCGCCTCATCGGAAAAGGGAACACCATCGCTCCGACTCATTCCATCATTACGGACCAGGCTGGGGAGATTGACAAATTCTTCAATGAGAACGTGGCCCAAGGACTGGAAGGCATCATGTGCAAGGATCTGAACGCTCCCTACATCGCGGGGGCGCGCAAGTTTGCATGGATCAAGCTCAAGCGATCCTACAAGGGAGAATTACAGGACACAGTGGACCTGGTCATACTTGGTTTTTACAAAGGGAAAGGAAAACGCACCACCTTCGGTTTAGGGGGGTTATTGGCCGGGGTGTATGAGGAAAAGGAAGACCTGTTCAAATCCGTCACACGCATAGGAACGGGGTTCAGCGAGCAGATGCTGCAGGAACTGCATGACCTATTATCCAAACATACATCGGAAAGGAAACCCGCCCGCGTGGACTCGGATATTGTACCCGATGTGTGGGTAAAACCCCAATTTGTCGTGGAGGTGCGCGCGGATGAAATTACGCAAAGTCCGATGCATACCGCCGGCCGAAAGGGAGGGAAAACAGGATACGCGTTGCGCTTTCCCCGCATCCTCCGATTGCGTAGGGATAAGGATCCTGAGCAGGCCACGTCGGTGAAGGAAATCATCGACATGTATAAAACCCAGAAACGGGTCTCCCTGAAGGAATCCAGATGA
- a CDS encoding diphthine--ammonia ligase: MRLASLFSGGKDSTLALHIAKQAGHEIVCLVAMAPENKESFLFHVPNITWTKTQAASMRLPLVFVPTSGKKTREYVDLKRVLGALKETCGIEGVVTGAVYSTYQASRIQRICWDMGLWCFNPLWQSSPRAHWHELHTRGFEIMLVAVAARGLEKEWLGKTIDENHSPVLFSLESSHGVSPIGEGGEFESFVLDAPFFHERLRVRRFEDEWIGLQGTRHIRELQAIHKPIIPFPKNKNRKNKKGKMKNGKRRKST, encoded by the coding sequence ATGCGCCTCGCTTCTTTGTTCTCGGGGGGGAAGGATTCCACGCTCGCCCTGCATATTGCAAAGCAGGCGGGGCATGAGATAGTTTGCTTGGTGGCCATGGCGCCCGAGAACAAGGAATCATTCCTCTTTCATGTGCCTAATATCACGTGGACGAAGACTCAGGCGGCGAGCATGCGACTCCCTTTAGTTTTTGTGCCCACCTCCGGTAAGAAAACGCGGGAGTATGTGGATCTGAAACGCGTGCTCGGGGCATTGAAAGAGACTTGTGGAATTGAAGGAGTGGTTACGGGTGCGGTGTATTCGACTTACCAGGCCTCCCGCATCCAGCGTATCTGTTGGGATATGGGGTTATGGTGTTTCAATCCCCTCTGGCAATCATCTCCTCGGGCGCATTGGCATGAGTTGCATACGCGGGGCTTTGAAATCATGTTAGTCGCGGTGGCCGCGCGGGGACTGGAGAAAGAATGGTTGGGGAAAACCATTGATGAGAATCATTCTCCCGTATTATTTTCATTGGAATCCTCCCATGGTGTTTCCCCCATAGGCGAAGGGGGGGAATTCGAGAGCTTCGTCCTCGATGCGCCATTCTTCCATGAGCGTCTCCGCGTGCGGCGCTTCGAGGATGAATGGATAGGGCTGCAGGGCACCCGGCACATCCGGGAATTGCAAGCGATTCACAAACCGATTATCCCCTTTCCCAAAAACAAAAATAGAAAAAATAAAAAAGGAAAAATGAAAAATGGAAAAAGGAGAAAATCCACATGA
- a CDS encoding diguanylate cyclase yields MPVLPFRPRRKKERKVDWLINILTPSSRIRTDAFRSLGLYYEYHQQARQGRELIADPQKLVSSLNLVTQFERRTSSLFHDPRFTRHLKTLSPEERNRVIGTYRGIRRLARVMREITAKSLTHHHQTPLVVNDSMFKARVYEALREPNHQPFSAIVIDLDRFGRINKRFGQKVGNVTLSRFTEMLSQVAAIGNGYAGRMGGDEYYLFFRKDPATAFTLIKMLQENYLRDTDSPEFRDEVMELSKRWRKGKQDQHWWKKLSKNMGLEFVKGLLAQRRWKPISFTAAVIGTSSYDKKVDYDDLFDELDRRMQKQKRRRRGKVVQIALNRSRKE; encoded by the coding sequence ATGCCCGTTCTCCCTTTCCGCCCCCGTCGAAAGAAGGAGCGTAAGGTGGATTGGCTAATTAATATACTGACACCATCCAGTCGAATCAGGACGGACGCATTCCGCAGCCTGGGGCTTTACTATGAATATCATCAACAAGCGAGACAGGGGAGGGAGCTCATTGCGGATCCCCAAAAACTCGTCTCTTCCCTGAATCTGGTCACCCAATTTGAGCGAAGGACCTCCTCCCTTTTCCATGACCCCAGATTCACGCGCCATTTGAAAACCCTTTCTCCCGAGGAGAGAAATCGGGTAATTGGAACCTACCGTGGGATCCGACGGCTAGCGCGAGTGATGCGGGAGATTACTGCCAAATCACTGACTCATCACCACCAAACCCCACTCGTCGTGAATGATTCCATGTTCAAAGCGAGGGTGTATGAGGCGCTTCGCGAGCCTAATCACCAGCCTTTTTCAGCAATCGTCATCGACCTCGATCGTTTCGGAAGGATCAACAAGCGTTTCGGACAAAAAGTGGGAAACGTTACATTATCCCGATTCACTGAAATGTTATCCCAGGTGGCGGCAATAGGAAATGGTTATGCTGGTAGGATGGGTGGAGATGAATATTATCTATTTTTCCGTAAAGATCCCGCGACGGCATTCACATTGATAAAAATGTTGCAGGAAAATTACCTTCGGGATACTGACTCCCCAGAATTTCGGGATGAAGTCATGGAATTGAGTAAACGTTGGAGGAAGGGAAAACAAGACCAACACTGGTGGAAAAAATTGAGTAAAAATATGGGACTCGAGTTTGTCAAAGGGTTATTGGCCCAGCGCCGGTGGAAACCAATATCGTTTACTGCCGCCGTTATCGGGACTTCTTCCTACGACAAGAAGGTCGATTACGATGATCTATTTGACGAACTCGATCGCCGCATGCAGAAACAGAAACGACGCCGACGGGGAAAAGTCGTCCAAATCGCCTTGAACCGAAGCAGGAAGGAATGA
- a CDS encoding carbamate kinase produces the protein MQPHIVGLGGNALIRMHQLGDFTQQLKNVQRTCRALATYAGKGNPLVITHGNGPQVGNLELQMRAASPNVPQMPLDVEGAMTQGQIGHLLFLGLKKWKPTLEISMILTHVEVDPKDYAFKIPTKPIGPWYSHSTHLTRHRIPFLHDPKKGFRRLVASPNPQKIIELDAIRTLLKQGHVVIAGGGGGIPVFRNKMGYRGAEGVIDKDLASSLLATRLKAHQLTILTDESHVYTQFATRHPRPILHMNRREARAHLRKGEFGEGSMRPKIEAGLRFLQKGGRVVHIGHTDDAKQVMMGEKGTRIYP, from the coding sequence ATGCAACCACATATAGTAGGGTTGGGGGGAAATGCCCTCATTCGAATGCACCAATTAGGGGATTTCACGCAGCAATTGAAAAACGTGCAACGCACGTGCCGCGCGCTCGCCACCTATGCGGGGAAAGGAAACCCATTGGTTATTACTCATGGGAATGGGCCACAAGTGGGAAATCTGGAACTCCAGATGCGCGCCGCTTCCCCAAACGTTCCTCAGATGCCATTGGACGTGGAAGGGGCGATGACGCAAGGGCAGATTGGGCACCTCCTCTTCCTGGGGTTGAAAAAATGGAAACCCACATTGGAAATAAGCATGATCCTGACTCACGTGGAAGTGGATCCCAAGGATTATGCATTCAAAATCCCCACCAAACCCATCGGACCCTGGTATTCCCATTCCACCCATCTCACGCGCCACCGGATTCCCTTTCTCCACGATCCCAAAAAAGGGTTCAGACGGTTAGTGGCCTCTCCCAACCCTCAAAAAATAATTGAATTGGACGCCATCCGCACATTGTTGAAACAAGGCCACGTGGTCATTGCCGGGGGAGGCGGGGGCATCCCCGTGTTTAGAAACAAAATGGGTTACCGGGGCGCGGAAGGCGTCATCGATAAGGATCTGGCATCCTCCCTGCTCGCCACCCGACTGAAGGCGCATCAGCTCACTATTCTTACGGATGAATCCCACGTATACACCCAATTCGCCACTCGCCATCCACGCCCCATTCTCCATATGAATAGACGCGAGGCCCGCGCCCATCTGAGGAAAGGGGAATTCGGGGAAGGGAGCATGCGACCTAAAATAGAGGCCGGACTCCGATTCCTTCAAAAAGGGGGAAGGGTTGTGCACATCGGGCATACCGACGACGCGAAACAGGTGATGATGGGTGAAAAAGGGACGCGCATCTATCCATGA
- the argF gene encoding ornithine carbamoyltransferase, producing the protein MKKGRASIHEIDSILSSRPFRQLKGKDFLNTHDITSHQMDDIHSLAGLLKRMHQHHEGLPPLLHQKAVALLFEKPSTRTRTSFDVGIHLLGGHSFFIDKTTTQMSRGEDWKDTTLTLTQYTDALMARVFEHTTLEQMARFSSKPVINGLTNENHPCQILSDLFTMREHYGTLDGLTVMYAGVSDNVTDSLLVGCAMMGMDIIVASPPPFKVSPKYLAIARKLSKKTGSAITVFPRIPELKILKQVNVVYTDEWESMHMHLDKKKMLPLLRPFQVNEKLMGKCARGAKMMHCLPAIKGEEVSPTIMYGKYSLVWEQAQNRMWAQMALLSGLLRD; encoded by the coding sequence GTGAAAAAGGGACGCGCATCTATCCATGAGATAGATTCCATTCTAAGCTCCAGGCCCTTCCGCCAATTGAAAGGAAAGGATTTCCTGAACACACATGATATTACCTCCCATCAAATGGACGACATCCATTCCCTCGCGGGCCTCCTCAAAAGAATGCACCAGCACCACGAGGGATTACCTCCCCTACTCCACCAGAAAGCCGTGGCCTTGCTCTTCGAGAAGCCCTCCACCCGCACGCGCACGTCGTTCGATGTGGGCATCCATCTGCTGGGTGGACACAGTTTTTTTATCGACAAAACCACCACCCAAATGTCCCGGGGAGAAGACTGGAAGGATACCACTCTCACGTTAACCCAATACACGGATGCCCTAATGGCCCGGGTGTTCGAACATACGACGCTGGAACAGATGGCCCGCTTCTCTTCCAAACCCGTGATCAACGGTCTCACGAATGAAAACCACCCCTGCCAAATCCTTTCGGATTTATTCACGATGCGGGAACATTACGGGACGCTCGACGGGTTAACAGTCATGTATGCTGGGGTCTCCGATAATGTTACGGATTCCCTCCTCGTGGGATGCGCGATGATGGGAATGGACATCATCGTGGCCTCCCCACCCCCTTTCAAGGTGTCGCCGAAATACCTCGCGATCGCCAGGAAATTATCCAAGAAGACCGGAAGCGCCATTACCGTATTTCCCCGCATTCCTGAATTAAAAATATTGAAACAAGTGAACGTGGTCTACACCGATGAATGGGAAAGCATGCACATGCACCTCGACAAGAAGAAGATGCTACCCCTTCTGCGCCCCTTCCAGGTGAATGAAAAATTGATGGGAAAATGCGCCCGGGGCGCCAAGATGATGCACTGCCTCCCCGCCATCAAAGGGGAGGAAGTATCCCCAACTATCATGTATGGGAAATATTCTCTCGTGTGGGAACAGGCCCAAAACAGGATGTGGGCGCAAATGGCTTTGTTGAGTGGGTTGCTGCGTGATTAG
- a CDS encoding MFS transporter, whose product MGRSTLIQRGLEGNLWKLLAYTISQRRNFFPILSIYFLTLPGADAQQIGLYSAIGFLVSFLIEIPSGYMADHIGHRKTLILSKVFMVLSTLSFLTANSLPGFILGASFLSLSFAFQSGTLTAFLYDTLQSLKREKEYARQHSRIAANGSLVSMVLMFSLPFLVPIDIRLPFLIVLAFDLVGMAIVFALKDPPVEKEHRAQPYQSITKLIHDAKESGMLPFVMFTGLIGGFMIGISAFREPYLLSLGMPIALIGLVMGGSRLIWYVVGTHIQHLEKFPFRRLIQAELFLFPGMFILASVIQEVFLTALIFMLTLGYLWGRSHLMEDYFIRTYIRQPKYKATLLSIHSQVSLIIQALVAGGAGYLMAQSYSLGFLVSGISLFLLLGMVYLFLQPQLRRGVGIADH is encoded by the coding sequence ATGGGCCGTTCTACGCTTATCCAACGCGGGCTCGAAGGCAACCTCTGGAAACTGCTCGCGTATACTATCTCCCAGCGCCGAAACTTTTTCCCTATCTTGTCCATCTATTTCCTCACCCTCCCGGGAGCAGATGCCCAGCAGATAGGGTTGTACTCTGCCATCGGATTCCTGGTTTCCTTCCTGATTGAAATACCTTCTGGATACATGGCCGATCATATTGGGCACCGGAAAACACTCATCCTGAGCAAAGTGTTCATGGTGCTCTCTACCCTATCCTTCCTCACCGCGAACAGTCTGCCAGGATTCATACTCGGGGCATCTTTTTTATCCCTTTCATTCGCTTTCCAATCGGGCACCCTCACGGCCTTCCTCTATGACACCCTCCAATCCCTGAAGCGGGAGAAGGAGTATGCCCGCCAACATAGTCGGATTGCGGCCAATGGCTCACTTGTGAGCATGGTGCTTATGTTCAGCCTGCCATTCCTGGTTCCCATTGACATCCGCCTGCCATTCCTCATCGTGTTGGCCTTCGACCTCGTGGGAATGGCCATCGTGTTCGCGCTGAAAGATCCTCCCGTGGAAAAAGAGCACCGCGCCCAACCCTATCAATCCATAACAAAACTCATCCATGACGCCAAGGAATCAGGAATGCTTCCCTTCGTGATGTTCACAGGATTAATCGGGGGATTCATGATAGGCATCTCGGCCTTCCGAGAACCCTATCTCCTATCCTTGGGGATGCCAATTGCCCTTATTGGATTGGTCATGGGAGGATCGCGGCTTATCTGGTATGTCGTGGGAACCCACATCCAGCACCTGGAAAAATTCCCTTTCCGGCGACTTATCCAGGCCGAACTGTTCCTCTTCCCGGGGATGTTCATCCTCGCCTCGGTGATTCAGGAAGTTTTCCTCACCGCGCTCATTTTCATGCTTACGTTGGGGTACCTCTGGGGCCGCTCCCACCTCATGGAGGATTACTTCATCCGCACCTACATCCGCCAGCCCAAATACAAAGCCACCCTCCTCTCCATCCATTCCCAAGTCTCCCTCATCATCCAAGCCCTCGTGGCTGGGGGCGCCGGTTATCTCATGGCCCAATCCTATTCCTTAGGTTTCCTGGTGTCAGGGATCTCCCTTTTCCTTTTACTTGGAATGGTCTACTTGTTTCTGCAACCCCAACTCAGGCGGGGCGTGGGAATAGCCGACCATTGA
- a CDS encoding cupin domain-containing protein: protein MIGYTTNIEKETLDNTAYRRVLFTGKKMQLVVMTLRPQEDIPLETHPDTDQFIRVEKGEALVKIGSEENKVSEDEMIIIPAGNAHYVKNTSTEEDLKIYTLYSPPEHPEGTVQQTKAEADAAEKDH, encoded by the coding sequence ATGATTGGATACACCACTAATATCGAAAAGGAAACACTTGACAACACCGCTTACCGGCGCGTACTGTTCACCGGTAAAAAGATGCAATTAGTGGTGATGACGCTCAGGCCGCAGGAAGACATCCCCCTGGAGACGCACCCGGACACGGACCAATTTATTCGCGTGGAAAAAGGAGAGGCCTTGGTGAAAATAGGAAGTGAAGAGAACAAAGTGTCTGAAGACGAAATGATCATTATTCCGGCGGGGAATGCGCATTACGTGAAGAACACCTCCACGGAGGAAGATTTGAAGATCTACACCCTATATTCGCCCCCCGAACACCCGGAAGGAACGGTTCAACAAACTAAAGCGGAAGCGGATGCGGCGGAAAAGGATCATTGA
- a CDS encoding MFS transporter, producing the protein MEPYTRITLVFAVFSMAVVLVDPIFALYLTQEGYGTIEITVLLSAFALAGMVAAPLLGGMSDHWGRRPIILAGILFAMIAYSLYAFINNPIVIFLARILEGIAYVAVILAAIAKMEDIVVNEKTKKASTRVGMSLSIGKIGHVVGPLLGGIIATYYGIISPFLAAVIVLGIIGIWYFFQKHNTHPIPKLRELTFNPIPLVQEFWKNKPLRGLSALVITHQFSISVLFVFLPLFMVKDLGYSIELVGIALFVKEVPQLIQFLAGKLTDSWGSKHVVILGTTLCGVSMVALSFFHTFDWILVALFVYGMGGSLMGISTIALLSGFAEQTKQEGSFLGSHVAISRIGAFLGFIISGIVVQLTSIPTLFAVAGTLILVGIVIGEEYLASHTFYLPKPKHLLSALFHHR; encoded by the coding sequence ATGGAACCCTACACGCGCATCACCCTCGTGTTCGCGGTCTTCTCTATGGCCGTGGTGCTCGTGGACCCTATTTTTGCGTTGTACTTGACCCAAGAGGGATATGGAACTATTGAGATAACGGTTCTCCTCTCTGCCTTCGCCCTCGCGGGGATGGTGGCAGCCCCCTTATTGGGTGGAATGTCAGACCATTGGGGAAGGAGACCCATTATTTTGGCTGGAATATTGTTTGCCATGATCGCCTACTCCTTATATGCCTTCATCAACAATCCCATTGTCATTTTTCTCGCGCGAATACTCGAGGGTATCGCGTACGTGGCCGTGATACTTGCGGCCATCGCGAAGATGGAAGACATTGTCGTGAATGAAAAAACAAAAAAGGCCAGCACGCGCGTCGGAATGAGTTTGTCCATTGGAAAAATAGGGCATGTTGTGGGACCCCTCCTGGGGGGAATTATCGCGACGTATTATGGAATTATTTCTCCCTTTCTCGCGGCCGTCATCGTACTGGGAATCATTGGAATATGGTATTTTTTCCAAAAACACAACACGCACCCGATTCCAAAACTGAGAGAATTAACATTCAACCCCATTCCACTTGTTCAGGAGTTCTGGAAAAACAAACCCCTACGCGGATTGAGCGCGCTGGTAATAACGCACCAATTCAGCATCTCGGTGCTATTCGTTTTTCTCCCCCTTTTCATGGTGAAAGATTTGGGTTATTCCATTGAACTCGTTGGAATTGCCCTCTTCGTGAAAGAAGTGCCTCAGCTCATTCAGTTCCTCGCGGGAAAACTCACAGACTCCTGGGGAAGCAAGCACGTGGTGATCCTCGGAACTACGCTCTGCGGGGTGTCGATGGTGGCGCTCTCTTTCTTCCACACTTTCGATTGGATACTGGTGGCGCTCTTCGTGTATGGAATGGGAGGAAGCCTCATGGGGATTAGTACGATTGCACTCCTCTCTGGGTTTGCCGAACAAACCAAGCAAGAAGGATCTTTCCTCGGGAGCCACGTGGCCATTTCCAGAATAGGCGCCTTCCTCGGATTCATTATCTCGGGAATCGTGGTTCAACTCACGAGCATCCCCACCCTCTTTGCGGTGGCGGGAACGCTCATTCTCGTGGGAATCGTAATAGGAGAAGAGTACTTGGCCTCGCATACCTTCTATTTACCCAAACCCAAGCACCTTCTTTCGGCCCTCTTTCACCACCGGTAA
- the gatE gene encoding Glu-tRNA(Gln) amidotransferase subunit GatE, translating into MPAPGTLPTSSTHPVTCGLEVHQQLDTHKLFSRCPSTLREDAPDFTFFRKLHAVASELGEYDLAALEAARKRQTYTYQGHHENTSLVETDEEPPAPMNAEALCIALEVALLCQAKTVDKITVMRKTVLDGSNTSGFQRTALVSMGGQLTLTNDMPIRVMGIALEEDSARPIGQKGEDGVYRLDRLGFPLIELATYPDIHSPEQAKETALKIGEVLRITGKMKRGLGTIRQDLNISIPGGARVEIKGVQEVGMIDEYVRREMQRQQTLLALKDTLTKEGLTKDKVNSQGATDLTLIFSNTSSPLVRKALEKQHHLWGVRLPQMKGKMGLEIQPGRRVGGEVSSYMKNKTGLQGILHGDELPAHGVTEEEVKQVREALHVQEKDSFALVMGPETKARFAIDTIKHRVSFLLEGIPEETRNALEGGNSEYSRPLPGAARMYPETDAQDIFITPSLIGDLKNTLPAWGEDRKKQYMQMGLSEKHAEEMKLDNKARFFERMVGKGYAPTLTATLLLDTFNTIRRENPQVSRLTEEQLESLLEAEKGKQVLRDNFPSILREWAINPSAPLSAVIGRLGNETMKEDEVTKVVKQIVDKHAHLVLAKGMQAQKPLMGLCMQALRGKAQGYFIAQALEKELRQRTGK; encoded by the coding sequence ATGCCGGCCCCCGGAACGTTACCCACCTCTTCCACGCATCCCGTGACGTGCGGGCTGGAAGTCCACCAGCAATTGGACACGCATAAACTCTTTTCTCGTTGCCCCAGCACCCTGCGCGAGGACGCTCCAGATTTCACCTTTTTCAGGAAGTTGCACGCGGTTGCTTCCGAGCTGGGAGAGTATGATTTGGCCGCGCTTGAAGCGGCGCGGAAGAGACAGACCTATACCTATCAAGGGCACCACGAGAACACCAGTTTGGTGGAAACGGATGAAGAACCCCCCGCCCCCATGAATGCGGAAGCCCTATGTATTGCCCTGGAGGTGGCGCTCCTCTGCCAAGCGAAGACCGTGGACAAAATAACGGTGATGAGGAAAACCGTATTGGACGGGAGCAACACTTCGGGATTCCAACGCACCGCCCTGGTATCCATGGGGGGACAACTCACGCTCACGAATGATATGCCCATCCGGGTCATGGGAATTGCCCTGGAAGAGGATTCCGCCCGCCCCATCGGACAGAAAGGGGAAGACGGGGTGTACCGCCTGGATCGGCTCGGGTTTCCCCTTATTGAACTCGCGACGTATCCGGATATCCATTCTCCCGAACAAGCCAAGGAAACCGCTCTCAAGATTGGGGAGGTGCTCCGCATCACTGGAAAGATGAAACGAGGCCTGGGAACCATTCGGCAGGATTTGAACATCTCCATCCCTGGAGGAGCGCGGGTGGAAATCAAGGGGGTGCAGGAGGTGGGGATGATCGACGAATACGTGCGGCGGGAGATGCAACGACAACAGACCCTGCTCGCCCTGAAGGACACATTAACAAAGGAAGGATTGACCAAAGATAAGGTGAACAGCCAGGGCGCCACCGACCTTACTCTTATTTTTTCGAACACCTCCAGCCCGCTCGTGCGGAAAGCCCTGGAGAAACAGCATCATCTATGGGGGGTGCGGTTGCCCCAAATGAAGGGAAAAATGGGATTGGAAATACAACCTGGCCGACGAGTGGGAGGCGAAGTTTCATCCTATATGAAGAATAAAACCGGGTTGCAGGGCATCCTTCATGGGGATGAGTTGCCAGCGCATGGCGTCACGGAGGAAGAAGTGAAGCAGGTTAGGGAGGCATTGCATGTTCAGGAAAAGGATAGCTTTGCTTTGGTGATGGGCCCTGAAACCAAGGCGCGATTCGCCATCGACACCATCAAGCACCGGGTGTCATTCCTCCTGGAAGGCATTCCTGAGGAAACACGGAACGCCCTGGAGGGAGGTAACTCGGAATATTCCCGCCCCCTTCCTGGAGCGGCACGCATGTACCCGGAGACGGACGCGCAGGATATTTTCATCACCCCTTCCCTCATTGGGGATTTGAAAAACACCTTACCCGCATGGGGAGAGGATAGAAAAAAACAGTATATGCAAATGGGATTGAGCGAAAAGCACGCGGAAGAGATGAAACTGGACAACAAGGCCCGCTTTTTCGAACGCATGGTTGGAAAAGGGTATGCTCCCACCCTCACGGCCACGCTATTATTGGACACTTTCAACACCATCCGCCGAGAAAATCCCCAAGTATCCCGACTCACGGAAGAGCAACTGGAATCCCTATTGGAAGCGGAAAAGGGAAAACAGGTGCTGCGGGACAACTTCCCCTCTATCCTACGTGAATGGGCGATTAATCCTTCCGCCCCGCTGTCCGCTGTAATTGGGCGCCTGGGGAATGAGACAATGAAAGAGGATGAGGTAACGAAAGTCGTGAAACAGATCGTGGACAAGCACGCGCACTTGGTGCTCGCCAAAGGCATGCAAGCCCAGAAGCCCCTGATGGGGTTGTGCATGCAAGCCTTACGGGGTAAAGCCCAAGGATACTTCATCGCTCAAGCATTGGAAAAAGAATTGCGCCAGCGAACAGGGAAATAG
- a CDS encoding SRPBCC family protein: protein MAPKRKQLKPKAPSKKAERGKTIRQTITFSVPPEKVYEALMDSKKHSFFTQSKASISRRVGGSISAYDDYITGKNLELIPGKRIVQSWRASDWEKGEPFSIVRFELEKSRNGTKLVFTHENIPSSHAASIAEGWNAFYWKPMKVFLER from the coding sequence ATGGCACCAAAGCGAAAACAACTGAAACCAAAAGCACCATCCAAAAAAGCTGAAAGAGGAAAAACCATCCGGCAAACGATCACGTTTTCCGTTCCCCCTGAAAAAGTGTATGAGGCGCTGATGGATTCCAAAAAACATTCTTTTTTCACCCAATCCAAGGCTTCCATTTCTCGCCGCGTGGGGGGGTCCATTTCAGCGTACGATGACTACATTACTGGAAAGAACCTAGAACTGATTCCGGGGAAAAGAATTGTTCAATCCTGGCGTGCGTCGGATTGGGAAAAAGGGGAACCATTTTCCATTGTCCGGTTTGAATTGGAAAAAAGCAGGAATGGAACCAAATTGGTGTTCACGCACGAAAACATACCCTCGTCTCACGCCGCGAGTATCGCGGAGGGATGGAATGCCTTCTATTGGAAGCCCATGAAGGTTTTTCTGGAGAGATAA